In Aspergillus luchuensis IFO 4308 DNA, chromosome 1, nearly complete sequence, the following are encoded in one genomic region:
- a CDS encoding uncharacterized protein (COG:S;~EggNog:ENOG410PP44;~InterPro:IPR014710,IPR011051;~TransMembrane:1 (o181-206i);~antiSMASH:Cluster_1.14), with protein sequence MSSTEIPSDPSIQRGFNGAIITQERHIPPFVFAFEITFHLDKWPSFLKNVKPPKHFHPHQEEYIEVIEGKLCVDVGNQQYTLTPQSGRFCIRPWVNHRLYPPLFPAQQRSNDDMISSRSGGIIRFLLSGQDTVETFKLDILFFMNWYGYQEETVVVGKNVDILQVMSIFDAGGSYLSLPEWVPFGSVIAMGMGITLGGWLGSLLGYQPYHRKWTRSFDWDLACDRMEKTLFQRRFAIRETKID encoded by the exons ATGAGCTCGACTGAAATCCCTTCCGATCCTTCTATTCAAAGAGG CTTCAATGGAGCGATCATCACCCAGGAACGGCATATCCCACCCTTTGTCTTCGCCTTTGAAATCACCTTCCACCTTGACAAGTGGCCTTCATTCCTCAAGAACGTCAAGCCCCCAAAGCATTTCCATCCACATCAGGAAGAGTACATAGAAGTCATAGAAGGGAAATTGTGCGTTGATGTTGGGAACCAACAGTACACGCTAACCCCCCAGAGTGGACGATTCTGTATTCGTCCGTGGGTTAATCATCGATTGTATCCGCCTTTATTTCCTGCACAGCAGCGTTCAAACGATGATATGATATCATCTAGAAGCGGTGGGATAATACGATTTTTATTATCCGGGCAGGATACTGTGGAGACATTCAAGCTGGATATATTGTTTTTCATGAATTGGTACGGATACCAGGAGGAGACAGTAGTTGTGGGCAAGAATGTCGATATTTTACAGGTCATGTCG ATTTTCGATGCTGGGGGCTCCTATCTGTCACTGCCAGAGTGGGTGCCCTTCGGGTCAGTCATAgcaatggggatggggattaCGCTCGGCGGTTGGCTGGGTAGCTTACTTGGATATCAGCCTTACCATCGTAAATGGACCCGAAGCTTTGATTGGGATCTAGCATGCGATCGTATGGAAAAGACTTTGTTTCAAAGGCGGTTTGCTATAAGGGAGACGAAGATCGATTGA